Part of the Kitasatospora sp. NBC_01266 genome, GTTGGCTGACATTCCCGGCCTGACCAGGGTCGAGAACACCGGCCTGGAACAGCTGATGGCCCGCTGTGCGGAACTGACCCGGCCCGCCTACCCGCACGGTGAGGTCTACGGGACGTACTGCACGATCCAGGAGTACGTCGACTGTCCGCCCGAGCAGGTGTACGAGTACCTGAAGCAGGGTCACCACCTGGAGGAGTGGACGTTCAGCCTGCGGAACTTCGGACCCACCGGGACCCCCGGGCTCTGGGTCGGTGACGACCGTCTGGAGGAGCGGACCCGGATCTTCTGCAGGGTGGAGACCAACGCCGAGGCCATGACGGTGGACTTCCACTGCTCCTGGGACCAGGGTGACGAGCTCTGGATGGTCTACCTGATGCGCGTCGTGCCGGCCCAACTGGTGTTCGGCAAGCCCGGCTCCGTGATCACCTGGACCAACTGCCGACACCCGTACTACGACGCCAACCCCCATCCCGGACTGGCACCGCGGGCCGACCGACCGTGGGTGGGCGACTACTGGGACCTCTTCTACGCGGGCCACACGGTGGAGATGGGGAACCTCAAGGCGATCCTGGAACACCGCCACCGCAACGGCCTGCCGATCAGCTCCTCCCCCGCCACGGCGGTGGTGCGGTGACCACGGTCAGCCTCACCGACGTCGCCGGCTACCTGCCCGGCGAGCCGGTCCCCGCCGAGTTCTACACCGAGTACCCCGGCGCGGAGGACAAGCTCCGCGACAACCCCATGTTCAGGGTCCCCCCGATGCGGCACCACGTGGCCGCGGACGAGAGCAACGTGGACATGGTCGAGCGCGCGGTCGCACCCCTGATCGAGCGACACGGGGCGGACGAGATCCGCTCCGTGGACGTCCTGCTGATGCACAGCCAGCTTCCGGACACGCCGTTCGTGGGGGCCGGGACCGAGGTGGCACGCCGGCTGGGACTGAAGCCGCAGTGGCTGATCGACGTGGCCAACGCGGGTTGTGCGTCCTTCGTCCACATGCTCGAACTGGCCCGGCAGATCCTCACCACCACCGACGCCAGGACCGCGCTGATCTGCAACGCGCAGAGCGCCGCCGGCCAGCTGTTCACCCAGTCCAACGTACGCCGGCTCGCCCAGGCGGCGATCCCCGGAGACGGCTGCGGGGTGGGGTACGTGACCACCTCGGGAACCTCCCCGGTCCTGGACCTGGTCACCCGTCACATCAGCGACTACGGGGGCGACATGACGGCCGTTCTCGACGACGGCCGCAAGTACTGGGAGCCCGGCGAATCCCAGCTGCGGATCGGCTTCACCGAGGCCGCCATCGCGAAAGTCCTGGAGCGTGGCAACCGCCTGGTGCCGGAAGTGGTCACCGACCTGTGCCGA contains:
- a CDS encoding SRPBCC family protein; this encodes MSADQSVLADIPGLTRVENTGLEQLMARCAELTRPAYPHGEVYGTYCTIQEYVDCPPEQVYEYLKQGHHLEEWTFSLRNFGPTGTPGLWVGDDRLEERTRIFCRVETNAEAMTVDFHCSWDQGDELWMVYLMRVVPAQLVFGKPGSVITWTNCRHPYYDANPHPGLAPRADRPWVGDYWDLFYAGHTVEMGNLKAILEHRHRNGLPISSSPATAVVR
- a CDS encoding ketoacyl-ACP synthase III family protein produces the protein MTTVSLTDVAGYLPGEPVPAEFYTEYPGAEDKLRDNPMFRVPPMRHHVAADESNVDMVERAVAPLIERHGADEIRSVDVLLMHSQLPDTPFVGAGTEVARRLGLKPQWLIDVANAGCASFVHMLELARQILTTTDARTALICNAQSAAGQLFTQSNVRRLAQAAIPGDGCGVGYVTTSGTSPVLDLVTRHISDYGGDMTAVLDDGRKYWEPGESQLRIGFTEAAIAKVLERGNRLVPEVVTDLCRRLGVSTTEIDLLVTNQPNRTFLRNWREALQLSERRHPDTFDSCGNLFGAAIPITLDRAIRSGRLKDGDLVVLGGFAHAGDYAGAAAIRWSTGRSASSAGGTPPLA